The Vulpes lagopus strain Blue_001 chromosome 6, ASM1834538v1, whole genome shotgun sequence genome has a segment encoding these proteins:
- the FSCB gene encoding fibrous sheath CABYR-binding protein has translation MEESDEPDQPISAGRQEIRKRRRLSQSMVDKSQQTEVTEKKKHLPISQSSGPKSTVSIGNIPGSKVNYESLRVSSQLQQTWTKRKHVQDMTDKSLQTEAIVEEKKEEIRSVGETVVPEEKPAAVGEAVPEFPETVQEVEIPPSRYSIQLKIDRSQQTSCTGDWSMMNIPQKEKVDKEQQTYFSETEIVVIGQPDSSFSKSNEVVQKSESSGKLFISEYPELLPSTSTDEEIRRISISKFLFSQQSKKGSLELSEDEQYVLGDVQSPTAEEIFAEVQSLPDETTDENFPTEPQPPPIEEAPTEEGLATIEPTLSEEALSEGPPVEVQSPKVEEAPVEVQIFPAEEISPEEAPAKVESIPAKEPLLAETSPEVQPPPAEKAPADETSDEVQPPPAEKAPAEEAPDEVQPPPAEKAPAEEAPDEVQPPPSEKAPADETSDEVQAPPAETSDEVQPPPAEKAPAEEAPDEVQPPPAKKAPTEEAPDEVQPPPAEKAPAEEATDEVQPPSAEKAPADETSDEVQSLPAETSPEVQPPPAEKAPAEEAPDEVQPPPAEKAPADEAPDEVQPPPSEKAPADETSDEVQPPPAEKAPAEEVPDEVQPPLAETSPEIQPPPSEKAPADEPSDEIQHAPADTSLEVEPPSAEEVPAEEVPDEVQSPSAEGVPAEEAPIDVQSPPAETSPEVHSPLLEEAPVEEAAVEIWSTPPEEAPKEDTSARVWSEPAGVALVEPQHPSAEETTLEMVLVDKQFPAAEEDFFTQISVEDVLAEVQPPPSEHTAADEPLVDHMSTEYQHLQTADVPVVKLESLVLEDQQKPEEPLELDPVPEDLSNIKKEQAPAFEIEGVLHIEIK, from the exons atggaagagagTGATGAACCTGATCAGCCCATCTCAGCAGGGAGGCAAGAAATTCGAAAGAGAAGACGACTCAGCCAATCGATGGTAGACAAATCCCAGCAGACTGAagtaacagagaaaaagaaacacttgcCTATATCACAATCATCTGGTCCTAAATCTACCGTTAGTATTGGTAATATTCCTGGAAGCAAAGTCAATTATGAGTCTCTCAGAGTATCTTCTCAACTTCAGCAAACTTGGACAAAGAGAAAGCATGTACAGGATATGACTGATAAATCTCTGCAAACAGAGGCTattgtagaagagaaaaaagaagaaatcagatcAGTCGGTGAAACAGTGGTACCTGAAGAAAAGCCAGCTGCTGTTGGAGAAGCAGTCCCTGAATTTCCAGAGACTGTTCAGGAGGTAGAAATTCCACCAAGCAGATATTCAATTCAACTAAAAATAGACAGATCTCAGCAGACCAGTTGTACTGGAGACTGGTCAATGATGAAcattcctcaaaaagaaaaagtggacaAGGAACAGCAGACATACTTTAGTGAAACAGAAATAGTAGTTATTGGCCAACCAGATAGCTCTTTCTCAAAGTCAAATGAAGTTGTGCAAAAAAGTGAATCCTCTGGGAAGCTTTTCATTAGTGAATATCCTGAATTGCTACCCTCAACaagtacagatgaagaaattaggcGGATAAGTATTAGCAAATTTCTATTTagtcaacaaagcaaaaaaggtTCTTTGGAACTTTCAGAAGATGAGCAATATGTTCTAGGTGATGTACAGTCTCCCACAGCAGAAGAGATCTTTGCTGAAGTCCAATCTCTGCCAGATGAGACTACTGATGAAAACTTCCCTACTGAACCTCAGCCTCCACCAATTGAAGAGGCTCCTACAGAAGAGGGTCTTGCTACAATAGAGCCCACCCTAAGTGAAGAGGCTCTTTCAGAAGGGCCTCCTGTTGAAGTTCAGTCTCCAAAAGTTGAAGAAGCTCCTGTTGAAGTACAGATTTTCCCAGCTGAAGAGATTTCCCCAGAAGAGGCCCCTGCTAAAGTAGAGTCTATCCCTGCTAAAGAG CCTCTACTGGCTGAGACCTCCCCTGAAGTTCAGCCTCCACCAGCTGAGAAGGCCCCTGCAGATGAGACCTCTGATGAAGTTCAGCCTCCACCAGCTGAGAAAGCCCCTGCAGAAGAGGCCCCAGATGAAGTTCAGCCTCCACCAGCTGAGAAAGCCCCTGCAGAAGAGGCCCCAGATGAAGTTCAGCCTCCACCATCTGAGAAGGCCCCTGCAGATGAGACCTCTGATGAAGTTCAGGCTCCACCAGCTGAGACCTCTGATGAAGTTCAGCCTCCACCAGCTGAGAAAGCCCCTGCAGAAGAGGCCCCAGATGAAGTTCAACCTCCACCAGCTAAGAAAGCCCCTACAGAAGAGGCCCCAGATGAAGTTCAGCCTCCACCAGCTGAAAAGGCCCCTGCTGAAGAGGCCACAGATGAAGTTCAGCCTCCATCAGCTGAGAAGGCTCCTGCAGATGAGACCTCTGATGAAGTTCAGTCTCTACCAGCTGAGACCTCTCCTGAAGTTCAGCCTCCACCAGCTGAGAAAGCCCCTGCAGAAGAGGCCCCAGATGAAGTTCAGCCTCCACCAGCTGAGAAGGCCCCTGCAGATGAGGCCCCAGATGAAGTTCAGCCTCCTCCATCTGAGAAGGCCCCTGCAGATGAGACCTCTGATGAAGTTCAGCCTCCACCAGCTGAGAAAGCCCCTGCAGAAGAGGTGCCAGATGAAGTTCAGCCTCCACTAGCTGAGACCTCCCCTGAAATTCAGCCTCCACCATCTGAGAAGGCCCCTGCAGATGAGCCCTCTGATGAAATTCAGCATGCACCAGCTGACACCTCTCTTGAAGTTGAGCCTCCTTCAGCTGAGGAGGTCCCTGCAGAAGAAGTCCCAGATGAAGTTCAGTCTCCCTCAGCTGAGGGGGTCCCTGCAGAAGAGGCCCCAATTGATGTTCAGTCTCCACCAGCTGAGACCTCTCCTGAAGTTCATTCTCCACTACTTGAGGAGGCCCCTGTAGAAGAGGCCGCAGTTGAAATTTGGTCTACACCACCTGAGGAGGCTCCTAAAGAAGATACCTCAGCTAGAGTTTGGTCTGAACCAGCCGGGGTAGCTCTTGTTGAACCTCAGCATCCATCAGCTGAAGAAACGACTTTAGAAATGGTCCTTGTTGACAAACAGTTTCCAGCAGCTGAAGAGGACTTTTTTACACAAATTTCTGTAGAAGATGTCCTTGCTGAAGTTCAGCCTCCACCATCTGAACACACTGCTGCAGATGAGCCTTTGGTAGACCATATGTCTACTGAATATCAACATCTCCAGACAGCAGATGTCCCAGTGGTAAAATTAGAATCACTGGTTTTGGAAGATCAGCAAAAACCTGAAGAGCCTTTGGAACTAGATCCTGTCCCTGAAGATTTGTCTAATATCAAGAAAGAACAGGCTCCTGCCTTTGAAATAGAGGGTGTCCttcatatagaaataaaatag